The following is a genomic window from Synergistaceae bacterium.
CCAGGGCAGATTTCCTGGGCCCTTTTTACGTCTGTAAATATCTCTGTCTTTATGCCCAGGCTGTGCTGGAGTTCTACGTTCTTCTTGAACTGCTCCCATTCCTTCTCTTTATACGCTACAAGAAGGTATCCGCCCTGGTTAAGGCCGGTGGGCAGACCAAGTTCTTCGTCGAGATGTTCAAATGTATCGAGACAGGCCAAAGCCATACGGCAATTGAGTTCCAGCCCCCACTGTGCGCGTATGCCCGCTCCGCAGCGGCCCGTCGAGCCTGAGCAGACTGTGTTCTTTTCAACAAGCACGACATTCTTTCTTCCTGATTTTGCAAGGTAATATGCCGTGGCTGTGCCTACGACACCCCCGCCTATTATTACAACATCAGCGGTTTTCGGAAATTCCATAACCTGCACCTCCTATTCGTCCCCGGCGAGGAGGCCGAGCTTGATTGGTTTTACCGGAGGCCTTATGGTTCCGGGGTCGATCTCTGAGATGGGTTTGCCGGTAGCCTTCGATAGTTCGCGAAGTATTATGTCGCGGCACCCTCTTCCCTGGCACGGCCCCATCCCGACGCGCAGAATCC
Proteins encoded in this region:
- a CDS encoding (2Fe-2S)-binding protein, which translates into the protein MTEKANIICRCEEIEIDEIREWIAEGYTNFEELKRILRVGMGPCQGRGCRDIILRELSKATGKPISEIDPGTIRPPVKPIKLGLLAGDE